One Salvia miltiorrhiza cultivar Shanhuang (shh) unplaced genomic scaffold, IMPLAD_Smil_shh original_scaffold_386, whole genome shotgun sequence genomic window carries:
- the LOC131004372 gene encoding DNA mismatch repair protein MSH4 isoform X5, translated as MVTIVTPTKLAPDGMVGVSELVDRFCSSTTKVIMARGCFDDTRGAALMKNLAAKEPSALGLDTYSKQYYLCLAAAAATVKWIEAEKGLIITNHSLSVTFNGSFDHMNIDATSVQNLEIIEPMHSSLWGSNNKKRSLFHMLKTTRTVGGTRLLRANLLQPLKDIETINARLDCLDELMSNEQLFFGLSQALRKFPKETDKVLCHFCFKQKKVTNEVLTSDNSRKSQILISSIVLLKTALDSLPLLSKVLKDASCYLLKNIYKSICENEKFATMRRRIGEVIDDDVLHARVPFVAQTQQCFAVKAGIDGLLDIARRSFCDTSEAIYNLANKYREDFKLPNLKIPYNSRRGFYFNIPQKDIQGKLPNKFIQVIRHGNNIHCSSLELASLNVRNKSAAKECYIRTEFCLEALMEDIRKDVFVLTLLSEVLCLLDMMVNSFAHTISTKPVDKYTRPKFTYDGPLAIDSGRHPILENIHNEFVANNIFLSEASNMVVVTGPNMSGKSTYLQQVCLVVILAQIGCYVPAQFATLRVVDRIFTRMGTMDNVESNSSTFMTEMKETAFILQNASHRSLIVVDELGRATSSSDGFAIAWSCCEHLLALRAYTIFATHMENLSELATTYPNVKIVHFDVEIKNKHMDFKFQLKDGPRTVAHYGLMLAGVAGLPSPVIELAKSITSKITQKEVERIQISFRQHHDIQMAYRVAQRLICLKYSNQDEDSIRAALQNLKEAVLREASKKSLI; from the exons ATGGTAACTATTGTTACACCTACTAAGCTAGCTCCAGACGGCATGGTTGGAGTCTCAGAACTGGTCGATAGATTTTGCTCTTCAACCACAAAG GTTATAATGGCtcgtggttgctttgatgacaCAAGG GGGGCTGCGCTAATGAAAAACTTGGCAGCTAAGGAACCATCTGCTCTTGGTCTGGATACTTATTCCAAACAATATTATCTCTGCTTGGCTGCAGCTGCTGCTACTGTCAAGTG GATAGAGGCGGAGAAAGGGTTGATCATCACGAACCACTCACTGTCT GTTACATTTAATGGATCATTCGACCACATGAATATAGACGCTACTAG TGTCCAAAACTTGGAAATTATTGAGCCGATGCACTCTAGTCTTTGGGGCTCTAACAACAAGAAGAGAAGTTTATTTCACATGCTCAAAACAACAAGGACAGTGGGAGG CACCAGACTTTTGCGAGCCAATCTTTTGCAGCCTCTGAAAGACATCGAGACTATCAATGCCCGCCTTGATTGTCTT GATGAGCTAATGAGCAATGAACAACTATTTTTTGGCCTCTCTCAGGCTCTCCGCAAGTTTCCAAAAGAAACTG ATAAGGTCCTCTGTCATTTCTGCTTTAAGCAAAAGAAAGTTACCAATGAAGTCTTGACCAGTGACAATTCCAGAAAGAGCCAAATCTTGATATCAAGCATTGTTCTTCTTAAAACAGCTCTTGATTCCTTACCACTACTCTCCAAG GTTCTTAAGGATGCCAGTTGTTACCTACTCAAAAATATATACAAGTCCATATGCGAGAATGAAAAGTTTGCTACTATGAGAAGAAG GATCGGTGAGGTCATTGATGACGATGTTCTTCATGCACGTGTTCCTTTTGTTGCTCAAACCCAACAATGTTTTGCTGTCAAGGCAGGAATTGATGGACTTCTTGATATTGCCCGGAGATCTTTCTGTGATACTAGTGAAG CAATATACAACTTGGCAAACAAGTACAGGGAGGACTTTAAGCTGCCAAATTTGAAAATCCCATATAATAGCAGACGAGGTTTTTACTTTAACATACCTCAGAAGGACATACAAGGAAAACTTCCCAACAAGTTTATCCAG GTCATTAGACATGGAAACAACATACATTGCTCTTCTTTGGAATTGGCCTCT TTGAATGTGAGAAACAAGTCTGCAGCTAAAGAATGCTACATCCGGACAGAGTTTTGCCTGGAGG CACTGATGGAAGACATACGGAAGGATGTCTTTGTTCTCACTCTTCTTTCTGAGGTCTTATGCCTTCTGGATATGATGGTCAATTCATTTGCTCATACAATATCGACGAAGCCAGTTGACAAATATACCAGACCTAAATTTACAT ATGATGGTCCATTGGCAATTGATTCAGGAAGACACCCCATCCTTGAAAACATACACAATGAGTTTGTG GCCAACAACATTTTTCTTTCTGAAGCATCAAATATGGTAGTTGTAACGGGCCCAAACAT GAGTGGGAAGAGTACTTATCTTCAGCAAGTTTGCCTGGTAGTCATCCTCGCTCAAATTGGGTGTTATGTTCCTGCTCAGTTTGCAACTTTGAGAGTAGTTGATCGCATATTTACTAGGATGGGAACTATGGACAATGTCGAATCAAATTCTAGCACG TTTATGACAGAGATGAAAGAGACTGCTTTTATCCTGCAAAATGCTTCTCATAG AAGTCTGATTGTTGTGGATGAATTAGGGAGAGCAACATCTTCCTCTGATGGGTTTGCAATTGCGTGGAGCTGTTGTGAACATCTACTGGCTTTAAGAGC GTACACCATATTTGCTACTCATATGGAGAACTTATCCGAGTTGGCCACAACATATCCAAATGTGAAAATTGTTCACTTTGATGTCGAGATCAAGAATAAGCACATGGATTTCAAG TTTCAACTGAAAGATGGCCCACGAACTGTAGCACACTATGGCCTTATGCTAGCAGGCGTAGCTGGATTACCAAGTCCAGTGATAGAGTTAGCTAAAAGCATCACATCAAAGATTACGCAGAAG GAAGTGGAGAGAATACAGATCAGCTTCCGCCAGCATCATGATATTCAAATGGCATACCGTGTTGCTCAACGACTTATATGCCTGAAATACTCTAACCAAGACGAAGACTCTATTCGAGCAGCACTGCAGAATCTCAAGGAAGCTGTACTCAGGGAGGCCTCAAAAAAGTCTCTTATTTAA